From Halobacillus sp. Marseille-Q1614, the proteins below share one genomic window:
- the glpX gene encoding class II fructose-bisphosphatase produces the protein MERSLSMELVRVTEAAALKSARWMGRGKKEEADDAATSAMRDVFDTIPMKGTVVIGEGEMDEAPMLYIGEKLGNGYGPRVDVAVDPLEGTNIVANGTWNALAVIAIADHGQLLHAPDMYMDKIAVGPESVGKIDINASVADNLKAVAEAKGKDVEDVVATILDRERHQGIIEEIRAAGARIKLIPDGDVAAAINTAFDDTGVDILFGSGGAPEGVLAAVALKCLGGEIQGKLLPSNDEELERCKKMGIEDVNKVLNMDDFVGGDDAIFAATGVTDGELLQGVQFKGQKATTQTLVMRAKSGTVRFIDGDHSLKKKPNLVIK, from the coding sequence TTGGAAAGAAGTCTATCAATGGAATTAGTGAGAGTAACAGAAGCAGCTGCACTAAAGTCAGCTCGCTGGATGGGAAGAGGAAAGAAAGAAGAAGCGGATGACGCCGCAACTTCAGCGATGCGTGACGTTTTTGACACTATTCCGATGAAAGGCACCGTTGTTATCGGGGAGGGCGAAATGGACGAGGCCCCCATGTTATACATAGGGGAGAAGCTTGGAAACGGCTATGGCCCTCGTGTAGACGTCGCTGTCGATCCGTTAGAAGGTACAAACATTGTAGCCAATGGAACGTGGAACGCTTTGGCGGTAATTGCAATTGCTGATCATGGGCAGCTGTTACACGCACCGGATATGTATATGGATAAAATCGCGGTTGGTCCTGAATCTGTCGGAAAAATCGATATCAACGCATCAGTTGCCGATAACTTAAAAGCGGTAGCTGAAGCGAAAGGAAAAGATGTTGAGGATGTCGTAGCAACTATCCTGGACCGTGAGCGCCATCAGGGAATCATTGAGGAAATCCGAGCGGCAGGCGCCCGTATTAAGCTGATTCCTGATGGAGATGTAGCAGCGGCTATTAATACAGCATTCGATGATACAGGTGTCGATATTTTATTCGGTTCCGGCGGAGCTCCTGAAGGGGTACTCGCAGCTGTGGCGTTAAAATGCCTCGGTGGTGAGATCCAGGGTAAACTTTTACCGTCAAACGATGAGGAGTTGGAGCGCTGTAAAAAGATGGGGATCGAGGATGTCAATAAAGTCCTTAACATGGATGACTTCGTTGGCGGCGATGACGCCATCTTCGCAGCTACCGGCGTAACCGATGGTGAACTCCTTCAGGGGGTACAGTTTAAAGGACAAAAAGCGACCACTCAAACTCTTGTTATGAGAGCGAAGTCAGGTACCGTACGTTTCATCGACGGAGACCACAGTCTGAAGAAAAAACCAAATCTAGTAATAAAATAA
- the rho gene encoding transcription termination factor Rho, whose translation MSEVTISSLETMTLKKLYSLAKQFKVSYYAKLTKRELIFAILKAQAEKDGFLFMDGILEIIPSEGFGFLRPINYSPSAEDIYISASQIRRFDLRNGDKVSGKVRPPKENERYYGLLHVDAVNGENPETAKERVHFPALTPLYPDRQMKLETESKKLSTRIMDIMSPVGYGQRGLIVAPPKAGKTMLLKQMANSITTNHPDAKLIILLVDERPEEVTDIERSVAPDVDVVSSTFDEVPENHIKVAELVLERAMRLVEHKRDVIILMDSITRLARAYNLVIPPSGRTLSGGIDPAAFHRPKRFFGAARNIEEGGSLTILATALIDTGSRMDDVIYEEFKGTGNMELHLDRSLAERRIFPAIDIGRSGTRKEELLLPKAELDKVWAIRKTMSDSHDFTDRFLRRLRSSKNNKEFFDLMDKEMQGKPAKAGARK comes from the coding sequence GTGTCAGAAGTAACAATTTCTAGCTTAGAAACGATGACATTAAAAAAACTCTACTCCTTAGCTAAGCAATTCAAAGTTTCTTATTATGCGAAGCTGACGAAGCGAGAGTTGATTTTCGCGATTCTAAAAGCTCAGGCAGAAAAAGATGGTTTCTTATTTATGGACGGAATTCTTGAAATCATTCCATCCGAAGGTTTTGGTTTCTTACGTCCGATTAACTATTCTCCAAGTGCCGAAGACATTTATATCTCAGCCTCCCAAATCCGCCGTTTCGACTTGCGTAATGGGGATAAAGTATCTGGAAAAGTCCGTCCACCAAAAGAAAACGAGCGGTACTACGGCTTGCTGCACGTAGATGCGGTGAATGGAGAAAATCCAGAAACGGCTAAGGAACGCGTACATTTCCCGGCATTGACGCCTTTATATCCTGACCGGCAAATGAAGCTTGAGACGGAAAGTAAAAAGCTGTCCACACGTATTATGGACATTATGTCCCCGGTCGGCTATGGCCAGCGTGGATTGATCGTTGCACCGCCAAAAGCCGGTAAAACGATGCTTTTAAAACAAATGGCGAACAGCATTACAACGAACCATCCGGACGCTAAATTGATTATTCTTCTTGTCGATGAGCGCCCGGAAGAAGTAACAGATATTGAGCGTTCCGTAGCGCCCGATGTAGACGTGGTAAGCTCTACTTTTGATGAAGTCCCGGAGAACCATATTAAAGTGGCTGAGCTCGTTTTAGAACGCGCGATGCGTCTAGTGGAGCACAAGCGTGACGTTATCATACTGATGGACAGCATTACCCGCCTTGCCCGTGCCTACAACCTTGTCATCCCGCCGAGCGGACGTACACTTTCAGGCGGTATCGACCCGGCAGCATTCCACCGTCCGAAGCGCTTCTTCGGAGCAGCAAGGAATATCGAAGAAGGAGGAAGCTTAACAATCCTGGCTACCGCCTTAATCGATACAGGATCCCGGATGGATGATGTCATTTATGAGGAATTCAAAGGAACAGGGAACATGGAACTGCACCTCGACCGCAGCCTTGCCGAGCGACGTATCTTCCCTGCAATTGATATCGGCCGCTCAGGGACCCGTAAAGAGGAGCTTCTTTTACCTAAAGCTGAGCTGGATAAAGTCTGGGCGATCCGTAAAACGATGTCAGACTCCCACGATTTTACCGACCGCTTCCTGAGAAGGTTGCGTTCATCTAAGAATAATAAAGAATTCTTTGACCTGATGGATAAAGAAATGCAAGGCAAGCCCGCCAAAGCAGGCGCAAGAAAATAA
- a CDS encoding type B 50S ribosomal protein L31 produces the protein MREGIHPEYRKVVFLDTSSDFKFLTGSTQASDETIEWEDGNTYPLIRVEISSESHPFYTGKQKADKAGGRVDRFKKKYNLS, from the coding sequence ATGAGAGAAGGAATTCATCCAGAATACCGTAAAGTTGTATTCCTAGACACAAGTTCTGATTTTAAATTTCTAACCGGATCAACTCAAGCGTCCGATGAGACAATTGAATGGGAAGATGGCAACACTTACCCGCTAATCCGTGTAGAAATCAGTTCAGAATCTCATCCGTTCTACACAGGCAAACAGAAAGCTGACAAAGCTGGTGGCCGTGTGGATCGCTTTAAGAAAAAATATAACCTTTCATAA
- a CDS encoding thymidine kinase: protein MYVMKQSGWVEVICGSMFSGKSEELIRRVRRATYGNLSVRVFKPAIDNRYKEDSIVSHNGTSVLARPVSESLEILPEVGEDVDIVGIDEVQFFDDNIIEVVECLADRGIRVIVAGLDTDFRGEPFGKVPELMALSESVTKLNAICPVCGSPASRTQRLIDGKPASYDDPIILVGASESYEPRCRHHHEVPNKPRQPKIKEHVETYR, encoded by the coding sequence GTGTATGTGATGAAGCAAAGTGGATGGGTAGAAGTCATCTGTGGAAGTATGTTTAGTGGGAAATCGGAGGAGCTGATCCGCCGGGTACGCCGTGCTACATATGGAAATTTGTCTGTACGTGTATTTAAGCCTGCGATCGATAATCGATATAAAGAGGACTCGATTGTATCCCACAACGGGACATCGGTATTAGCCCGTCCGGTGAGTGAATCCCTCGAAATCCTTCCAGAAGTCGGGGAAGATGTCGATATAGTCGGAATTGATGAAGTGCAGTTTTTTGATGATAATATTATAGAAGTCGTCGAATGCCTCGCGGACCGCGGCATTCGTGTCATTGTGGCCGGTCTCGATACCGATTTTCGCGGAGAGCCTTTTGGAAAAGTTCCTGAGCTTATGGCCTTAAGCGAAAGTGTCACAAAGCTTAACGCCATCTGCCCGGTATGCGGCTCACCGGCAAGCCGTACGCAGCGACTGATTGACGGCAAGCCGGCTTCTTATGATGACCCGATTATTTTAGTCGGGGCTTCCGAATCTTATGAACCGCGCTGCCGCCACCACCATGAGGTGCCTAATAAGCCCAGGCAGCCCAAAATAAAAGAACACGTCGAGACCTATCGCTAA
- a CDS encoding dimethylarginine dimethylaminohydrolase family protein: MQTMNANSNQSMGCETEYGTLVNVLVSKPEHMKITEIINETQKHYASENIDVDRALKQHEEFVSLLQNHNVDVGYIPAHPRFNEQVFTRDIGFCIGQHLYISSLASDLRKEEVEPLIEFIEEMNITYTQLTGPSIEGGDVIINGQTIYVGISERTTLSAAEQLQKTLPAYTVIPLELREDILHLDCAFNIVDEKTALLFPDAFKQKDVDLLKQTFHCIEVGGQEQFQLGTNVLSIGGRKVISLPQNERVNQELRGAGFEVLEVDLSEIIKSGGSFRCCTLPINRQS; encoded by the coding sequence ATGCAGACGATGAATGCGAACTCAAATCAATCAATGGGTTGTGAAACCGAGTATGGCACGTTAGTCAATGTCTTGGTGAGCAAGCCGGAACACATGAAAATCACCGAAATTATTAACGAAACTCAAAAGCATTACGCTTCAGAGAATATCGATGTCGACCGTGCGTTAAAGCAGCACGAGGAGTTCGTAAGTCTCCTGCAGAATCATAACGTCGATGTGGGGTATATTCCGGCACATCCGCGATTTAATGAACAGGTTTTTACGAGAGATATTGGCTTTTGCATTGGCCAGCACTTATACATTTCTTCGCTGGCAAGTGACTTAAGGAAAGAGGAAGTCGAGCCGCTGATTGAATTCATAGAAGAAATGAACATTACGTATACACAGCTGACGGGGCCTTCGATTGAAGGAGGAGACGTCATTATTAACGGCCAGACCATCTATGTCGGCATTAGTGAGCGTACGACGCTTTCAGCAGCAGAGCAGCTTCAAAAAACACTGCCTGCCTACACAGTCATCCCGCTTGAGCTTCGTGAGGATATTTTACATTTAGACTGCGCATTTAATATTGTCGATGAAAAAACGGCGCTTCTGTTTCCGGATGCCTTTAAACAAAAGGACGTTGACCTTTTAAAACAGACGTTCCACTGTATTGAAGTAGGCGGGCAGGAACAGTTCCAGTTAGGGACGAATGTGTTATCGATCGGCGGTCGTAAAGTGATCAGCCTTCCGCAAAATGAACGGGTGAATCAAGAGCTTCGCGGCGCCGGATTTGAAGTGCTGGAAGTGGATTTATCCGAAATTATAAAATCAGGCGGCTCGTTCCGCTGCTGTACATTACCCATAAACCGCCAGTCATAA
- the prfA gene encoding peptide chain release factor 1 produces the protein MIERLQTLEDRYEKLNELLSDPEVISDTNKLREYSKEQSGLQETVAAYREYKEVIEQLDDAKAMLSESLDDDMEEMVKEEISELSERKTELEERLKVLMLPSDPNDDKNVIVEVRGAAGGDEAALFAGDLYRMYARYAESQGWKIEVIESTSNEVGGYKEIIFMIKGNRAYSKMKFENGAHRVQRVPETESGGRIHTSTATVAVLPEAEEVEVEIHDKDIRVDTFASSGPGGQSVNTTMSAVRLTHEPTGIVVSCQDEKSQIKNKEKAMKVLRARVYDKFQREEQAKLDETRKSAVGTGDRSERIRTYNFPQSRVSDHRIGLTLQKLDQILQGNLDEILDALIMEEQAKKLEAIGE, from the coding sequence TTGATCGAACGTTTACAAACCCTTGAAGATCGTTATGAAAAATTAAATGAATTGCTCAGCGATCCTGAAGTAATTTCTGATACAAATAAGCTGCGTGAATACTCGAAAGAACAATCCGGTTTACAAGAAACGGTGGCGGCTTACCGCGAGTATAAAGAAGTCATCGAACAGCTGGATGATGCGAAAGCCATGCTGAGTGAAAGCCTGGACGACGACATGGAAGAGATGGTGAAAGAAGAAATCTCCGAACTGTCCGAACGCAAGACAGAGCTTGAGGAAAGACTGAAGGTTCTTATGCTTCCTTCTGACCCGAACGATGACAAGAACGTTATCGTAGAGGTCCGCGGTGCAGCCGGTGGTGACGAAGCCGCTTTATTTGCGGGTGACTTGTACCGTATGTACGCACGATATGCGGAATCTCAAGGCTGGAAAATCGAAGTCATTGAGTCTACGTCCAACGAAGTCGGCGGCTATAAAGAGATTATCTTTATGATTAAAGGTAACCGTGCCTATTCTAAAATGAAATTCGAAAACGGAGCGCACCGTGTTCAGCGTGTACCGGAAACCGAATCAGGAGGTCGTATTCATACATCCACAGCGACAGTGGCTGTACTTCCTGAAGCGGAAGAGGTAGAGGTTGAAATTCACGATAAAGATATCCGTGTTGACACGTTTGCCTCAAGCGGACCTGGCGGACAGAGTGTAAACACGACGATGTCAGCCGTACGATTGACACACGAACCAACTGGAATCGTTGTTTCCTGTCAGGATGAAAAATCCCAGATTAAGAACAAGGAAAAAGCAATGAAAGTTCTTCGTGCCCGTGTTTATGATAAGTTCCAGCGCGAAGAACAGGCAAAACTGGATGAAACACGTAAATCCGCTGTCGGCACCGGAGACCGCTCTGAGCGTATCCGTACGTACAACTTCCCGCAGTCCCGTGTATCCGATCACCGCATCGGTCTTACGCTTCAGAAGCTTGACCAGATTCTGCAAGGGAACTTGGATGAGATTTTGGATGCTCTGATTATGGAAGAACAAGCGAAGAAACTGGAAGCGATCGGAGAATAA
- the prmC gene encoding peptide chain release factor N(5)-glutamine methyltransferase, translating into MVFTTIEEARRWASLFLKEYDREPRVADLLLEDILDLSFAMLLAYGRDPLPQELKNSFIEKVKEHAETGKPVQHIIGRAHFYGREFNVNEHVLIPRPETEELIDGVLSRLVPSDQTIADIGTGSGIIAVTLQLETGRRVIASDISPEAVQTAQANAKQQGASIDWRTGDFLEPLHNAAIDVLVSNPPYIDRSEPLHDTVKNYDPSLALFADNEGLAAYETILTQVKKREQKPRLIAFEIGYQQGEAVKGIIQTILGNYQVTIEKDINGKDRMVFAIQDS; encoded by the coding sequence ATGGTTTTTACTACGATTGAAGAAGCCCGCCGCTGGGCTTCTCTTTTTTTAAAAGAATATGACCGTGAACCACGCGTCGCCGACCTCTTGTTAGAGGATATTCTGGATTTGAGCTTTGCGATGCTGCTTGCTTACGGACGGGATCCTTTACCTCAGGAGCTGAAAAATTCTTTTATTGAAAAAGTAAAAGAGCACGCCGAAACGGGAAAACCGGTTCAGCACATTATCGGCCGCGCTCACTTTTACGGACGTGAGTTTAATGTTAATGAACACGTCCTGATTCCTAGGCCGGAAACCGAAGAGCTGATCGATGGCGTCCTTTCGCGTCTTGTGCCAAGTGACCAAACAATCGCAGATATCGGCACAGGCAGCGGCATTATTGCTGTGACACTTCAGCTTGAAACAGGACGCCGCGTCATCGCGAGCGATATCTCGCCGGAAGCTGTGCAAACCGCACAAGCCAATGCGAAGCAGCAAGGTGCTTCGATCGACTGGCGAACTGGAGATTTCCTTGAGCCATTACACAATGCTGCGATTGATGTTCTTGTTTCAAACCCGCCGTATATTGATCGATCGGAACCGCTTCATGATACCGTGAAAAATTATGATCCATCTCTCGCTCTTTTTGCTGATAATGAAGGATTGGCCGCCTATGAAACCATCCTTACCCAAGTTAAAAAGAGAGAGCAGAAGCCTAGGCTGATCGCTTTTGAAATCGGCTATCAGCAGGGTGAAGCAGTTAAAGGGATCATTCAAACGATTCTAGGAAACTATCAAGTCACGATTGAAAAGGATATTAACGGAAAAGACCGAATGGTTTTCGCAATTCAAGATTCATAG
- the spoIIR gene encoding stage II sporulation protein R, producing MKNAIIPILIIFITVTSLLYGTPEEKVSGAEYQVIPDEAIRLRILADSNDDAAQALKREVRDRVNAEITTWVESLTSIEAARILIQSRLGEIEEIVGETVADYGVKQSYQVDYGKSVKFPTKMYGSYIYPAGEYEAILITIGEGEGDNWWCVLFPPLCFLDFSNGASVAEAAETEDSKEEPEVQEQQEEEVEFFLVKLWNKLFS from the coding sequence ATGAAAAATGCAATCATACCTATACTTATTATTTTTATTACTGTTACAAGTCTTTTATATGGAACACCGGAAGAAAAAGTAAGCGGGGCTGAATATCAAGTGATCCCTGATGAAGCGATCCGCTTGAGAATCTTGGCCGACAGCAACGATGACGCGGCACAGGCACTAAAAAGAGAAGTGCGTGACCGCGTGAATGCTGAAATCACGACATGGGTGGAATCTTTAACATCGATTGAAGCAGCCAGAATACTGATTCAAAGCCGTTTAGGAGAAATTGAAGAGATTGTCGGTGAGACAGTAGCAGATTATGGGGTTAAGCAAAGTTATCAAGTCGATTACGGAAAATCCGTCAAATTCCCGACGAAAATGTATGGATCTTACATTTACCCGGCCGGTGAGTATGAAGCGATTTTAATTACAATAGGGGAAGGGGAAGGCGATAATTGGTGGTGTGTGTTGTTTCCGCCGCTATGCTTCCTTGATTTTTCAAACGGAGCTTCTGTTGCAGAAGCAGCAGAAACAGAAGATTCCAAAGAAGAGCCTGAAGTACAGGAACAGCAAGAAGAAGAAGTTGAGTTCTTTCTCGTAAAACTATGGAATAAATTATTTTCCTAG
- a CDS encoding L-threonylcarbamoyladenylate synthase, protein MNEQTKLWKLSTPIDKKNSAIIEAAELLKAQQVVAFPTETVYGLGADATREDAVQKIFEAKGRPADNPLIVHVSNRDQVDELVTEISAIAEKLMSAFWPGPLTLVLPSNGRAAKNVTAGLSTVAIRMPSDDTALAILNASGLPLAAPSANRSGRPSPTDAEHVMQDLDGRIAGVVDGGPTGVGVESTVVDCTTENPIILRPGGVTKEDLQELVPGIIVDPALAEQDKQPKSPGMKYTHYAPESPLWLIDGDERFFKEQLQQLKDDGDRVGVIASSELAEQLDHEPVIVCGSREDLTEVAGELYRALRQFKKADVDIILCETFAETGVGAAIMNRLQKAASQKIIQH, encoded by the coding sequence ATGAATGAACAAACTAAACTGTGGAAATTATCCACACCTATTGATAAAAAGAATTCAGCAATAATCGAAGCGGCGGAACTGCTCAAAGCACAGCAGGTCGTCGCTTTTCCTACGGAAACCGTATATGGCCTCGGGGCCGATGCGACCAGGGAAGATGCAGTTCAGAAGATTTTTGAAGCAAAAGGCCGCCCGGCGGACAACCCGCTGATCGTCCACGTATCGAATCGTGATCAAGTCGATGAGCTGGTCACAGAAATTTCGGCAATTGCCGAGAAGTTAATGTCTGCTTTCTGGCCGGGCCCATTAACATTGGTCCTTCCAAGTAACGGACGTGCTGCTAAAAACGTGACGGCCGGTTTATCCACAGTAGCGATAAGGATGCCGAGTGACGATACTGCCCTTGCGATTTTAAATGCTTCCGGGCTGCCGCTTGCCGCTCCGAGTGCGAATCGATCCGGCCGGCCAAGTCCGACTGATGCAGAACACGTGATGCAGGATTTAGACGGCCGAATTGCCGGAGTCGTCGACGGCGGACCGACGGGGGTAGGCGTTGAATCTACCGTAGTGGACTGCACGACCGAAAATCCAATCATTTTACGTCCCGGCGGTGTAACAAAAGAAGATCTACAGGAGCTCGTGCCCGGCATTATCGTCGATCCGGCTTTAGCGGAACAAGACAAGCAGCCGAAGTCGCCTGGGATGAAATATACACATTACGCGCCTGAATCACCGCTCTGGCTGATCGATGGAGATGAGCGATTTTTTAAGGAGCAGCTGCAGCAGTTAAAAGATGATGGTGATCGAGTCGGAGTTATCGCAAGCTCGGAACTGGCGGAACAGCTGGATCACGAGCCGGTTATCGTCTGCGGCTCTCGAGAGGATCTAACAGAAGTAGCGGGTGAGCTCTACCGTGCGCTTCGCCAATTTAAAAAAGCTGATGTCGACATCATATTATGCGAAACTTTTGCAGAAACAGGAGTCGGTGCAGCGATTATGAACCGTCTGCAAAAAGCCGCTTCCCAGAAAATCATTCAGCACTAA
- a CDS encoding manganese efflux pump, with protein MEIENITSLVLLSIALGMDAFSVSLGMGMQSIRLKYIGLAGLFVGVLHMVMPGLGILLGKWLFVNVTEWASLAGGFLLLTIGAYTVFASFSEKKSTAYSVTGAGMWLFAFSVSIDSFPVGFSLGLNNASFIFAILAFGFMSTVLTWLGFFVGRRATNFVGAYSELFGGSILCALGLYAIF; from the coding sequence TTGGAAATAGAGAATATCACGTCATTAGTGCTTTTATCGATTGCGCTGGGAATGGATGCTTTTTCGGTGTCCCTTGGAATGGGGATGCAGTCGATCCGCTTAAAGTATATTGGACTGGCCGGTCTATTTGTAGGCGTGCTGCATATGGTCATGCCGGGATTAGGGATATTACTAGGCAAATGGCTTTTCGTAAACGTAACGGAGTGGGCTTCCCTAGCCGGAGGCTTCCTGCTGCTGACAATTGGCGCCTATACCGTGTTTGCTTCTTTTTCGGAAAAGAAATCAACCGCTTATTCCGTGACAGGAGCAGGGATGTGGCTGTTTGCGTTTAGTGTGAGCATTGACAGCTTTCCGGTCGGTTTCAGTCTCGGGCTTAACAATGCGAGCTTTATCTTTGCGATATTAGCCTTTGGCTTCATGAGTACCGTTCTTACATGGCTTGGTTTTTTTGTCGGCCGAAGAGCGACGAATTTTGTCGGGGCTTACAGTGAGCTGTTTGGCGGCAGTATCTTATGTGCACTGGGGCTTTATGCAATATTTTAA
- a CDS encoding low molecular weight protein arginine phosphatase, which produces MNILFVCTGNTCRSPMAEALMKAKEHDAEIKSAGIFAGANQPIATNAAEVLKELGLTFDNTSTQVDEELLEWADVVLSMTESHKQTLALQYPEFEDKFFTLKEYVYIKEDQWRHLTDLYALLEEKRAWILSQVEEDLSEAELEEHLLKELADEIDAIRKAEQELPNLNIVDPYGQNKDVYRRTRDELDETINALVKKLSSKNK; this is translated from the coding sequence ATGAATATCCTTTTTGTGTGTACAGGAAATACATGTCGAAGCCCGATGGCTGAAGCGCTTATGAAAGCCAAGGAGCACGACGCGGAAATCAAGTCAGCGGGAATATTTGCCGGGGCAAATCAGCCAATTGCCACCAACGCTGCAGAAGTGTTAAAGGAACTCGGCTTAACCTTTGACAATACATCAACACAGGTTGATGAAGAGCTGCTTGAATGGGCGGACGTCGTTTTATCAATGACCGAAAGCCATAAACAGACACTTGCTCTTCAGTATCCTGAATTTGAAGATAAATTTTTTACCCTGAAAGAATATGTATATATTAAAGAAGACCAGTGGCGGCATTTAACAGATCTGTATGCTCTATTAGAAGAGAAGCGGGCGTGGATCTTAAGTCAGGTCGAAGAAGATTTAAGTGAAGCCGAGCTGGAGGAACATTTGCTGAAAGAATTAGCAGATGAGATTGATGCGATTAGAAAAGCAGAGCAGGAGCTGCCGAATTTAAACATAGTAGACCCGTATGGCCAAAATAAAGATGTGTACCGCAGAACCCGCGACGAGCTCGATGAAACAATAAATGCTCTAGTGAAAAAATTAAGCAGTAAAAATAAATAG
- the rpiB gene encoding ribose 5-phosphate isomerase B, which yields MKVILASDHGGINIRREVAEVLEELNIDFDDIGCECEGSVDYPDYAIPAAERVASGEFDKGILICGTGIGMSIAANKVKGIRAALVHDLFTAKVTREHNDSNVLCMGERVIGPGLAREIAKTWVTGEFEAGRHEKRVNKIAEYENK from the coding sequence ATGAAAGTCATTTTAGCATCCGACCACGGCGGGATTAACATCCGCCGCGAAGTTGCCGAAGTGTTAGAAGAACTGAACATCGACTTTGACGATATCGGCTGTGAATGTGAAGGGTCCGTCGATTATCCAGACTACGCGATCCCTGCAGCTGAGCGTGTAGCAAGCGGAGAATTTGATAAAGGCATACTGATTTGCGGAACAGGCATCGGCATGTCAATTGCTGCCAACAAAGTAAAAGGAATCCGTGCCGCTCTGGTTCACGACCTTTTTACGGCAAAAGTGACCCGCGAGCATAACGACTCCAATGTGCTCTGCATGGGTGAGCGCGTCATCGGACCTGGACTTGCCCGTGAGATTGCCAAAACATGGGTAACCGGAGAATTTGAAGCCGGCCGTCATGAAAAACGTGTGAATAAGATTGCCGAATATGAAAATAAGTAA
- a CDS encoding TIGR01440 family protein has protein sequence MTEVQAIQQDVAHVARQLLETGHMKDGLFVIGCSTSEVAGERIGTSGSEAIAEVLFDEWQEFSRQSGAQLAFQCCEHLNRSLVVEREVQKAYGLTEVTAIPVAKAGGSMASYAYKHMKDPVLVETVQAQGGVDIGDTLIGMHLKRVAVPLRIEQKSIGQAHVTVARTRPPLIGGARAVYEC, from the coding sequence ATGACAGAAGTTCAGGCAATCCAGCAAGATGTCGCTCATGTTGCCCGCCAATTACTGGAAACCGGCCATATGAAAGACGGGTTATTCGTCATTGGCTGTTCTACCAGTGAAGTAGCCGGCGAACGAATTGGAACATCTGGCAGTGAAGCCATCGCCGAAGTGCTTTTTGATGAATGGCAGGAGTTCTCTAGACAATCCGGTGCACAGCTTGCTTTTCAGTGCTGTGAGCATTTAAACCGCTCATTAGTCGTTGAACGTGAAGTCCAAAAAGCTTATGGGCTCACGGAAGTAACCGCGATACCAGTGGCTAAAGCCGGTGGATCGATGGCTTCCTACGCGTATAAGCATATGAAAGATCCGGTGCTCGTCGAAACGGTACAAGCCCAGGGCGGTGTAGATATCGGGGATACGTTAATTGGGATGCACCTCAAACGCGTTGCTGTACCACTTAGGATTGAACAAAAGTCGATAGGTCAGGCCCACGTCACGGTGGCTCGCACACGTCCGCCATTAATCGGCGGCGCCAGAGCCGTTTATGAATGCTAG